One segment of Synergistota bacterium DNA contains the following:
- the hpt gene encoding hypoxanthine phosphoribosyltransferase, whose product MRSAIDRVLISSDEIQRRIKELAEAITEDYEGKEPVFIGVLKGAIMFMSDLLKNIPFHVVVDFMAVSSYGSSTETSGIVKIVKDLDMDIRGRHVLVVEDIIDSGLTLHYLLGILASRNPASLQVCTLLNKPARRKIDVPVAYIGFNIAPEFVVGYGLDFAERYRNLPDICVLKSEAYKK is encoded by the coding sequence ATGAGATCAGCTATAGACAGAGTTCTGATATCTTCCGATGAGATTCAAAGGAGAATAAAGGAACTTGCCGAAGCTATCACGGAGGATTATGAAGGAAAGGAGCCTGTATTCATAGGCGTTTTAAAGGGCGCAATTATGTTTATGTCCGATCTTCTGAAAAATATTCCTTTTCATGTGGTCGTGGATTTCATGGCGGTCTCAAGCTACGGTTCTTCAACCGAGACGAGTGGAATAGTGAAGATAGTGAAAGATCTTGATATGGATATAAGGGGTAGACATGTTCTCGTTGTGGAAGACATCATAGATTCTGGGCTCACGCTTCACTACCTTCTTGGTATCCTTGCTTCGCGAAATCCCGCGAGCCTTCAGGTGTGTACCTTGCTTAATAAGCCTGCAAGGCGTAAGATAGATGTTCCGGTTGCGTATATTGGCTTCAATATAGCTCCTGAGTTCGTTGTAGGGTATGGATTGGATTTTGCAGAGAGATATAGGAACCTTCCAGATATATGTGTTTTGAAGTCGGAAGCGTATAAAAAGTAA